One Methylomonas sp. LL1 DNA window includes the following coding sequences:
- the glnL gene encoding nitrogen regulation protein NR(II): MYKKILDHLNEAILLFDRDLRLTYINPAGEMLFADSAKHLVGNPARKLFKTAHHGLFSDLVSRLNQNEPLVDRELILECMNQSITVNLSATPILENGELAEILIELQQVDRHLRITKEEQILAQQNTSRMLVRGLAHEIKNPLGGLRGAAQLLALELHDPELKEYTQIIIAESDRLQELMDKMLGPNKPAHKSPLNIHEVLERVRQLVAVEAGSSIILQTDYDPSIPELFADKNQLIQALLNIVRNAIQAIQTVGTIILKTRVQRHMTIGRKRYKLTVKIDVIDNGPGIEPRLMGQIFYPMITGRAEGTGLGLSIAQSLINQHNGLIECESEPGNTVFSIYLPLVDSRDNLIANHK, translated from the coding sequence GTGTATAAAAAAATACTTGATCATCTCAACGAAGCGATCCTGCTATTCGACAGGGATTTACGCCTGACTTATATCAATCCGGCCGGCGAAATGCTGTTCGCCGATAGCGCCAAGCATTTGGTCGGCAATCCGGCCCGGAAGCTGTTCAAGACCGCTCATCACGGCCTGTTTTCCGATCTTGTGTCGCGGTTGAATCAGAACGAGCCGTTAGTGGACAGAGAATTGATACTGGAATGCATGAATCAATCGATTACGGTAAACCTGAGCGCCACGCCGATATTGGAGAACGGCGAACTGGCCGAAATCCTGATTGAATTGCAACAGGTCGACAGGCATTTACGCATCACCAAGGAAGAGCAAATTCTGGCGCAACAAAATACCAGCAGGATGTTGGTGCGCGGCCTGGCGCACGAAATCAAGAACCCGTTGGGCGGCTTGCGCGGCGCGGCCCAACTATTGGCACTCGAGCTGCACGATCCGGAGCTGAAGGAATACACCCAGATCATCATTGCCGAATCCGATCGCTTGCAAGAGCTGATGGATAAAATGCTCGGTCCCAACAAACCGGCTCACAAGAGCCCGTTGAACATCCATGAAGTATTGGAGAGAGTTAGACAGCTGGTCGCGGTCGAGGCCGGTAGCAGCATCATTCTGCAAACGGATTACGATCCCAGCATTCCCGAATTGTTTGCCGATAAAAATCAATTGATTCAGGCCTTGCTGAATATCGTCCGCAATGCGATACAAGCGATCCAAACCGTCGGCACGATCATCCTGAAAACGCGGGTTCAACGCCACATGACCATAGGCCGTAAACGTTACAAGTTGACCGTCAAAATCGATGTTATCGATAACGGTCCGGGGATCGAGCCCCGTCTGATGGGACAGATTTTTTACCCGATGATTACTGGTAGGGCCGAAGGCACCGGACTCGGCCTTTCGATCGCACAATCCTTGATCAACCAACACAACGGCCTAATAGAATGTGAAAGCGAACCCGGAAATACGGTTTTCTCCATTTATTTGCCGTTGGTGGATAGCCGCGACAACTTAATAGCTAATCACAAATAA
- the ntrC gene encoding nitrogen regulation protein NR(I), which yields MSLPDKVWIVDDDKSIRWVLEKALQKANIDTRCFANASDLLKELHADLPHVLITDIRMPGMDGFELLKKIQQDYPSLPVIIMTAHSDLESAVSAFHGGAFEYLPKPFDVNEVVETVQRACIHSKQQQNTIQLQAEQIEDTPEIIGEAPAMQEVFRAIGRLARSHITVLINGESGTGKELVAKALHRHSPRVEQPFIALNMAAIPRDLMESELFGHEKGAFTGAQARRVGRFEQANNGTLFLDEIGDMPAELQTRLLRVLADNEFYPVGAHAPIKVNVRIIAATHQNLEVLVAQGRFREDLFHRLNVIRIHIPPLRERRQDIGLLMRHFLYQSGKELGTEVKTLKPEAEAFLSGLKWPGNVRQLENTCRWLTVMASGREIHIEDLPPELSQSVTESGGDAAHDDWESLLQNWIKQQLAAGKHDVAKQAIATVETLLIQTALTHTHGRKHEAALLLGYGRNTLTRKLKELDIQE from the coding sequence ATGTCACTGCCAGATAAAGTCTGGATTGTCGATGACGACAAATCAATCCGCTGGGTTCTTGAAAAAGCCTTGCAGAAAGCCAACATCGACACCCGTTGTTTTGCCAACGCATCGGATTTATTAAAGGAATTGCATGCGGACTTGCCGCACGTTCTGATCACCGATATTCGCATGCCCGGCATGGATGGATTCGAGCTGCTGAAGAAAATCCAGCAGGATTATCCGTCGTTGCCGGTGATTATCATGACGGCTCACTCTGATCTGGAAAGCGCGGTATCGGCTTTTCACGGCGGTGCCTTCGAATATTTACCCAAACCGTTCGACGTTAATGAAGTGGTCGAAACGGTGCAACGGGCTTGCATACACAGCAAACAGCAACAAAATACGATTCAATTGCAAGCGGAACAGATCGAGGATACACCGGAAATCATCGGCGAAGCGCCGGCGATGCAAGAAGTTTTTCGGGCGATCGGCCGCTTGGCCCGCTCGCATATCACCGTGCTGATCAATGGCGAGTCCGGCACCGGCAAGGAATTGGTGGCTAAAGCCCTGCATCGGCATAGTCCGCGGGTCGAGCAACCCTTCATTGCGTTGAATATGGCGGCCATTCCCAGGGATTTGATGGAGTCTGAGTTATTCGGTCACGAAAAGGGCGCGTTCACCGGCGCGCAAGCCCGCCGCGTCGGCCGCTTCGAGCAAGCCAATAACGGCACGCTGTTTTTGGATGAAATCGGCGACATGCCGGCCGAATTGCAAACCCGCTTGTTGCGGGTGTTGGCCGACAATGAGTTTTATCCGGTCGGGGCGCATGCGCCGATCAAGGTCAATGTCCGCATTATCGCCGCCACCCATCAAAATCTGGAAGTGCTGGTGGCGCAAGGCCGGTTTCGGGAGGATTTGTTCCACCGCCTGAACGTGATCCGCATTCATATTCCACCGCTGAGGGAGCGTCGCCAGGACATCGGATTGTTGATGCGGCATTTTCTGTATCAAAGCGGCAAGGAATTGGGTACCGAAGTTAAAACCTTGAAACCCGAGGCCGAAGCTTTTTTGAGCGGCTTGAAATGGCCGGGCAATGTACGGCAACTGGAAAATACCTGCCGCTGGCTGACCGTGATGGCGTCGGGCCGTGAAATTCATATCGAGGATTTGCCGCCCGAGTTGAGCCAAAGCGTCACGGAATCCGGTGGCGATGCGGCGCATGATGACTGGGAAAGCTTGCTGCAAAACTGGATCAAGCAGCAACTGGCGGCCGGCAAGCACGATGTCGCCAAACAGGCGATTGCCACTGTCGAAACCTTATTGATTCAAACCGCGTTGACGCACACCCACGGCAGAAAACACGAGGCCGCCTTGCTGCTGGGGTATGGCCGCAATACCTTGACCCGTAAACTGAAAGAGCTGGATATACAGGAGTAA